A segment of the Trifolium pratense cultivar HEN17-A07 linkage group LG7, ARS_RC_1.1, whole genome shotgun sequence genome:
TGCTTATTTAAAGATATTTGGGATTTGCTTTGTTGATTCTCATTCTTTTTCTTACTTCCACAACTTGTGAAGATCGTCTCATCTATCATTTGTCCTTTTCTTCTAGTCTCACGCTCAAGATTGGAATATCCTCATCAATCGTCGGGCTTATGATTAGCTCCCATATGGAATATACATGACAAATAAAAACTTTAGATAAAAGAGAGTATATatatttaagccttttaaaaaaaaagtgttattcTCTAAAAGAATAAtcgcaaaaaatatatttaagccttttaaaaaaaattacacggttaaataatctattttttaagccatataattctattattttcaatataaattatttatatataaaactaaTATGATTAATGGTTATAtatgaataaatatttatatattaaatttgttattaAGAACAAATGCAGAAAAAATCGTCCttcactaaaaattattaaaataagtaAGTAATTTCATAAAAATTGACGGCACCATTGCgacaatgataaaataaattgtctGAAAACTATTTACACATTGTATGTCTGcgtttattttcttaagccaTGACAAACGACAAGGctaaagtcaaatatattgtcttttttcttcttaatttatttccccttttgttttttaatttcagttatttattcaataaaaatccaaaTGCAAACATTCATATGAACTTTCTAGAAAATTATAACCGTAAGAAAAGATATACATAGATAGATAATATTTGATTTAGATCCAAAATCTATTATAATGtctaaaacattattttttatttatatattaatattaagtttaCATGTGAATAATACTATAATGACGTAGAATTATCAtcattttaatcatttaatcaCTAATAGGCACAAAGGAAGTCAGGTTCCTAAAGTGTTGTGATAACTTATCCAACACAGCAATATTATATTTGCTAGAAGCAGAATTGTCGGTAGCTGTAATGTTGAGGCAATAGATTATCCCATCAACAATCTTTGTCTCACCGCTGATGACTTTCTCCAACTTTAGGTTCAAACCAGTTCGTTTGTCATGCTCGTCAACAGCGTAGTTAGCGATTTCGGTCACATATGGATCGTTAATATTTTTGATAGGATTCCAAACCCCCAAGGTAGCTTGATTTCTCACAGTCGTAGAGGCCAAGAGAACAAAAATAAGAAGCACAACATATCGAAGATTCATGATGCTCAACTCACAAATGTTATCTTTTGAAGCTTCATAAAATGTGTTGGTGTTGATTGACATTGGCATGTTAGGCTCTTATTTATATTGTACACATGTGtcatttcataattatttttccatttGACTCATATAAAGTAGCTTAATCATATATTGACTAAAataatcttgaccaaaaaaaatattgaccaaaagaataaaaataagctAGCAATCAATAATACTTACCATCTAGAATGAAATATAGATATTCGAAATGGAGTCCCAAAAGTTACATCTATTTGGTCTTAATTTtagtctagtgactagactTACATTTAAATGTACAGAGACGAATGAAACGGTAGTTTTATACAAGTATTTGAATTAGTGAAGTAATCAGAGTGCAAGTCCTTGACAATCCAACATTTTACTGGCTAGAATTAAAGAAAGTTTTTGGGATTCAGTCTCAAATTTCTGcaaataaaatgtgatgtccatACTAACTAACTTAGGTGTTTGCTGAAATTAGGTAGGGAGTTTAACAAATCTTATATTCGCATGAGGCTACATCATCATTAACGATGATTTCATCTCAACAAGAAAAAAAGGTGCAAACATGTGTCATAATGATACATggtaaattatttaatatagaaataataattcaaaaatcgtgtatttaactttttcaaaagtcaaattgttatattttttaatggcaaaattcaacttttcaatttcttaacatgtgcccttaggacacGCATTAGCAACATCCATATAAAGAACCTCTTAAATTAAAAAGGATGGAAAACCCTAAATGTTGCAAAACAAGGACAAAACGATCAATTTAAAAATGTGGAACGTAAAACCTTAGTTTAAATaatgtaagggaccaaaaatacatttaacgcaaaataatattaatacaaCGATTatctgtcaagtgtttttgttacatttttttgggtacaatctTTCAAGTTGTAGAAACTgaaatactaaaataaatttaatataagtACAACCGTGGTTGTTTATGGATATCATAAACTATATACCACGAAATTCCATCCTACAATTCTGGCATAGAGAATTTAGTAAAAGCTACTATTAATAAGTATTGAAACCAAGATCAAGTACAATCAATAGCAATGGTGAAAGATTTCAAACTGATAGATAACATAAAATATCAATCCAAAATGATCCACGAGAGAAAAGAGATTTCAGCTAATTTATTCCACATGCACTAACAACCATCTCATGCTTATTTAAAGATATTTGGGATTTGCTTTGTTGATTCTCATTCTTTTTCTTACTTCCACAACTTGTGAAGATCGTCTCATCTATCATTTGTCCTTTTCTTCTAGTCTCACGCTCAAGATTGGAATATCCTCATCAATCGTCGGGCTTATGATTAGCTCCCATATGGAATATACATGACAAATAAAAACTTTAGATaaaagagaatatatatatttaagccttttaaaaaaaaaagtgttattcTCTAAAAGAATAAtcgcaaaaaatatatttaagccttttaaaaaaaattacacggttaaataatctattttttaagccatataattctattattttcaatataaattatttatatataaaactaaTATGATTAATGGTTATAtatgaataaatatttatatattaaatttgttattaAGAACAAATGCAGAAAAAATCGTCCttcactaaaaattattaaaataagtaAGTAATTTCATAAAAATTGACGGCACCATTGCgacaatgataaaataaattgtctGAAAACTATTTACACATTGTATGTCTGcgtttattttcttaagccaTGACAAACGACAAGGctaaagtcaaatatattgtcttttttcttcttaatttatttccccttttgttttttaatttcagttatttattcaataaaaatccaaaTGCAAACATTCATATGAACTTTCTAGAAAATTATAACCGTAAGAAAAGATATACATAGATAGATAATATTTGATTTAGATCCAAAATCTATTATAATGtctaaaacattattttttatttatatattaatattaagtttaCATGTGAATAATACTATAATGACGTAGAATTATCAtcattttaatcatttaatcaCTAATAGGCACAAAGGAAGTCAGGTTCCTAAAGTGTTGTGATAACTTATCCAACACAGCAATATTATATTTGCTAGAAGCAGAATTGTCGGTAGCTGTAATGTTGAGGCAATAGATTATCCCATCAACAATTTTTGTCTCACCGCTGATGACTTTCTCCAACTTTAGGTTCAAACCAGTTCGTTTGTCATGCTCGTCAACAGCGTAGTTAGCGATTTCGGTCACATATGGATCGTTAATATTTTTGATAGGATTCCAAACCCCCAAGGTAGCTTGATTTCTCACAGTCGTAGAGGCCAAGAGAACAAAAATAAGAAGCACAACATATCGAAGATTCATGATGCTCAACTCACAAATGTTATCTTTTGAAGCTTCACAAAATGTGTTGGTGTTGATTGACATTGGCATGTTAGGCTCTTATTTATATTGTACACATGTGtcatttcataattatttttccatttGACTCATATAAAGTAGCTTAATCATATATTGACTAAAataatcttgaccaaaaaaaatattgaccaaaagaataaaaataagctAGCAATCAATAATACTTACCATCTAGAATGAAATATAGATATTCGAAATGGAGTCCCAAAAGTTACATCTATTTGGTCTTAATTTtagtctagtgactagactTACATTTAAATGTACAGAGACGAATGAAACGGTAGTTTTATACAAGTATTTGAATTAGTGAAGTAATCAGAGTGCAAGTCCTTGACAATCCAACATTTTACTGGCTAGAATTAAAGAAAGTTTTTGGGATTCAGTCTCAAATTTCTGcaaataaaatgtgatgtccatACTAACTAACTTAGGTGTTTGCTGAAATTAGGTAGGGAGTTTAACAAATCTTATATTCGCATGAGGCTACATCATCATTAACGATGATTTCATCTCAACAAGAAAAAAAGGTGCAAACATGTGTCATAATGATACATggtaaattatttaatatagaaataataattcaaaaatcgtgtatttaactttttca
Coding sequences within it:
- the LOC123895895 gene encoding cysteine proteinase inhibitor 5-like → MPMSINTNTFYEASKDNICELSIMNLRYVVLLIFVLLASTTVRNQATLGVWNPIKNINDPYVTEIANYAVDEHDKRTGLNLKLEKVISGETKIVDGIIYCLNITATDNSASSKYNIAVLDKLSQHFRNLTSFVPISD
- the LOC123895896 gene encoding cysteine proteinase inhibitor 5-like, with the translated sequence MPMSINTNTFCEASKDNICELSIMNLRYVVLLIFVLLASTTVRNQATLGVWNPIKNINDPYVTEIANYAVDEHDKRTGLNLKLEKVISGETKIVDGIIYCLNITATDNSASSKYNIAVLDKLSQHFRNLTSFVPISD